A stretch of Branchiostoma lanceolatum isolate klBraLanc5 chromosome 14, klBraLanc5.hap2, whole genome shotgun sequence DNA encodes these proteins:
- the LOC136448802 gene encoding small ribosomal subunit protein uS11, with protein MAPRKGKKEKEEQVISLGPQVAEGENVFGVAHIFASFNDTFCHVTDLSGRETIVLVTGGMKVKADRDEASPYAAMLAAQDVAARCKEIGITALHIKLRATGGNKTKTPGPGAQSALRALARSGMKIGRIEDVTPIPSDSTRRSGGRRGRRL; from the exons ATGGCTCCCCGCAAGGgtaagaaggagaaggaagaacAGGTCATCTCTCTGGGACCTCAGGTCGCTGAGGGCGAGAACGTTTTCGGTGTCGCGCACATCTTCGCGTCCTTCAACGACACATTTTGCCACGTCACAGATCTCTCTGGCAG AGAGACGATTGTCCTGGTGACTGGTGGGATGAAGGTCAAGGCTGATCGTGACGAGGCGTCCCCCTACGCCGCCATGTTGGCAGCCCAGGACGTCGCCGCCCGCTGTAAAGAAATCGGCATCACCGCCCTGCACATCAAGCTGAGAGCTACCGGCGGAAACAA GACCAAGACTCCAGGCCCAGGTGCCCAGTCTGCCCTGAGAGCGCTGGCCAGATCAGGCATGAAGATCGGTCGTATTG AGGATGTGACTCCTATCCCATCAGACAGCACCAGAAGGAGTGGTGGACGTCGTGGTCGCCGTCTGTAA
- the LOC136448800 gene encoding kelch-like protein 21 isoform X1, translated as MAGNVMSHGILHVFSSAGELLLEDKEHSSKVSSALKEENAHVCLNGERCACEAKLCCHGYELNVLNEWRVTGKVCDVILCADEEEFPCHRAVLAANSLYFRLLLLGDFRERLEDKVRLEDVAPGTLSLLLDYSYTGRIRITTENVGDLVHASTLLQFPDVTDACCRYLTHTLRPDNCVQVMKLAEDYFLTELSEHVKKFAFENLPAIFVTSDFAQGSLRDDQNVLKLLKQAMSVARDRCSCLQ; from the exons ATGGCCGGTAACGTGATGAGTCACGGCATACTTCACGTCTTCAGCAGCGCCGGAGAACTCCTCCTTGAAGACAAGGAGCATTCGTCGAAGGTGTCGTCGGCATTAAAAGAGGAAAACGCGCACGTGTGTCTCAACGGAGAAAGGTGTGCGTGTGAAGCCAAGCTATGTTGCCATGGATACGAGTTGAACGTTTTAAACGAGTGGAGGGTGACGGGAAAAGTGTGTGACGTCATACTGTGTGCTGACGAAGAGGAGTTTCCTTGCCACAGGGCCGTCTTGGCGGCAAATAGCTTGTACTTCCGACTCCTTCTCCTGGGGGATTTCAGAGAACGTCTTGAAGATAAGGTACGTCTTGAAGACGTTGCACCAGGCACCTTAAGTCTCCTGCTTGACTACTCCTACACGGGGAGGATACGGATAACGACTGAGAATGTCGGAGACTTGGTCCACGCCTCCACTTTGCTACAGTTCCCAGACGTGACGGACGCCTGTTGCAGATACCTGACGCACACCTTGCGCCCGGACAACTGCGTACAG GTGATGAAGCTGGCTGAAGACTACTTCCTTACGGAGCTGTCCGAACACGTGAAGAAGTTCGCCTTTGAGAACCTCCCCGCCATCTTCGTGACCAGTGACTTTGCTCAGGGCAGTCTGAGGGACGACCAGAATGTGTTGAAGCTACTGAAACAAGCCATGTCCGTGGCACGTGACAGGTGTTCCTGTCTGCAATAG
- the LOC136448800 gene encoding kelch-like protein 24 isoform X2, whose protein sequence is MAGNVMSHGILHVFSSAGELLLEDKEHSSKVSSALKEENAHVCLNGERCACEAKLCCHGYELNVLNEWRVTGKVCDVILCADEEEFPCHRAVLAANSLYFRLLLLGDFRERLEDKVMKLAEDYFLTELSEHVKKFAFENLPAIFVTSDFAQGSLRDDQNVLKLLKQAMSVARDRCSCLQ, encoded by the exons ATGGCCGGTAACGTGATGAGTCACGGCATACTTCACGTCTTCAGCAGCGCCGGAGAACTCCTCCTTGAAGACAAGGAGCATTCGTCGAAGGTGTCGTCGGCATTAAAAGAGGAAAACGCGCACGTGTGTCTCAACGGAGAAAGGTGTGCGTGTGAAGCCAAGCTATGTTGCCATGGATACGAGTTGAACGTTTTAAACGAGTGGAGGGTGACGGGAAAAGTGTGTGACGTCATACTGTGTGCTGACGAAGAGGAGTTTCCTTGCCACAGGGCCGTCTTGGCGGCAAATAGCTTGTACTTCCGACTCCTTCTCCTGGGGGATTTCAGAGAACGTCTTGAAGATAAG GTGATGAAGCTGGCTGAAGACTACTTCCTTACGGAGCTGTCCGAACACGTGAAGAAGTTCGCCTTTGAGAACCTCCCCGCCATCTTCGTGACCAGTGACTTTGCTCAGGGCAGTCTGAGGGACGACCAGAATGTGTTGAAGCTACTGAAACAAGCCATGTCCGTGGCACGTGACAGGTGTTCCTGTCTGCAATAG